The Rheinheimera mangrovi genome contains the following window.
TTTAGCGGCGTAATGTTGGGCTTTTTCTAAAGCAACAGCAGACATGGCCTGAGGTTGCCATGATTCGCGGTAATCACCTTTTTCCTGACGATGGCCGACTGGTTCGCAGTACTGAGTGCCGGACACAGAGCGCACTGTCAGCAAAGTGATTTCGTAATCGAAGTCGATAAACCCCTCAACTATCACCCGGCCTTTACCGGCACGGCCGCCTTCTTGTGCATAAGCCCAGGCGCTTTCTAAATCGGCGTCGGATTTCAGTACAGACTGGCCCTTGCCCGAGGACGACATAATAGGTTTCACCACACAAGGGTAACCAATATGCGCCACTGCGGCTAAGTAGCTGGCTTTGTCATCGGCAAAACGGAAAGGCGAAGTTGGCAGTTGTAACTCTTCAGCTGCTAAACGGCGGATCCCCTCGCGATTCATAGTTAAATTGGCTGCTTTGGCGCTAGGGATCACAGTAAAACCCTGTTGCTCCAGCTCAACCAAAGTGCTGGTCGCTATAGCTTCCAGTTCAGGCACTATCAGCGCAGGTTTTTCTTTGATCACAATTTGGCGCAAGGTGGCACCATCCAGCATAGAAATCACGTAACGACGATCAGCCACCTGCATCGCAGGTGCATTGGCGTAACGGTCGACTGCTATCACTTCGCAGCCTAAACGTTTGAGTTCAATACATACTTCTTTACCGAGTTCACCACTGCCTAATAACAGTACTTTGGTGGCGTTGGCCGCGCCCGGGGTTCCTATCTGGCTCATCTGCAGCTCCTTGATTTAATGTGCAAGAGCATACCAAAATTCAGCTATGAACACTTAATGATTTCAGCCCGAACTTTGCCGTTGAGGTATAGTAAAAGGAAGTTCAAACAGAGAATGATGATGTCAGAACAACTATGCCCTCTATGCCAGCAAGCCAATTTATGCAAGGCCGGCACTGCTGACCAAAGCCAATGTTGGTGTATGCAGCAAGAGTTTCCGGCTGAACTCTTGGCGCAAGTGCCTGACCAAAGCAGCTGCATTTGTGCAGACTGCTTAGCTCGTTTTCAAAAACAAGCAAAACCGGTGCAGCAGTTTAAGCCTGACTAATCACAGAGTGTTATTTGCTATTTTGCCATTTACCGGAACGTTTCATCGTGCCCCAGGAACTTTTGCTATTGCGCGCCCAGAGCCATAAACCTTTTAACCGCCACCATGAATTCAACTGGCGATAACCAAAGTTTTCCAATACCGCCATTAAAAACAACCTCATAATGCTGCGCCCGCCCGGATATACAGGATAAGACATTTCTTCCAGCACCAGCGCCACGACAGAAATCAGTATGCCAAAACCTATAGTCACCACTAAAAAGGCTAATAAAGCAGCTGGGTCTAACCAACCGGCCAACCAGGTAAATAACATAAACAAGTAACCCAGCACTTCCAAGGCTGGGCCAAAAGCTTCAAATAACAAAGCAAAAGGAAAAGCTAACCAGCCCACAGCACCAGATTTTGGATGAAATAACAAAGACATGTTCGCGCCTAAGCTTTCCAGCAAACCACGCTGCCAGCGCACTCGTTGTTGTGCCAAAGTGGCCAAATCTTCCGGCGCTTCAGTCCAGCACACAGGGTCAGGAATAAAATAAATCCGGTATTTGCGTTTATTCAGCCGCATATATTTATGCATCCGCACCACCAGTTCCATATCTTCGCCTATGGTTTTATGCCGGTAGCCACCCACTTCAATCACCAGATCTTTTTTAAACAAACCAAAAGCACCGCTGATGATTAATAACGCATTTAAGGACGACCAGCCGAGGCGGCCAAATAAGAAACCGCGCAGGTATTCGACTATTTGCAGTTGCGGCAATATTTTATTGGGTAAAGCGGCTTTTAATAACAAGCCATCTTTTACCTGACAACCATTGGCAATACGTACAGTGCCGCCAGCCGCTATAGCATCCGGATCCTCCAGGAAAGGGCGGATAATGCGCAGCAAGCTGTCACGTTGCAAAATAGAGTCGGCGTCGACTCCACAAAACAACGGAAAACGCGACAAATTCACGCCAGCATTTAACGCATCGGCCTTACCGCCATTGGCTTTATCTATCACTTTTAAATTCGGGTAACGGCTGGACTGATAGATACCGCGAATTTGCTGGCAAGGTAAATGTAATGGGCAAGTGGCTGAGGACAAGGTTAAAGCAAAACTATCTTTCAGCACCTGTAAGGTTTCATCTTTAGAGCCGTCGTTAATGACTATTACTTCGTACTCAGGGTAAGTCAATTGCAATAAAGACAAGACTGAACTGGCAATAGTTTCCTGCTCGTTGTAGGCAGGTACCAGCACAGAAATAGGGGTTAAAAAACTGGCATAGCTGGCAGGTAATAACTCGGTGCGAGCCGACTGAATATGGCTGCGCATCACCAACAGGGCGACTAAATTCAGGATCAGGTAGCCGGCAGATAAACAAACAAAATAGCCTACTAACACCCATTGTAGGGGGACCAGCCAGGGTGCCAAATCCAACTGTTGTATCCATTGATGCGTCAGCTCTATCGTTTGCTGTAGCCAATCATTTGCCATCAGGTTCTCCCTTGTTGCTGACGCTGCTGCTCTTCCTTCACCTGCGACAAAATAGCGATAGCAAAAGGGTCTGTCAGTTGTTGCTGCCAAAGCTGCAACTCAGTCTCATCTATGCCTGGCAATGCAACCAGGCTTTGGGCTGAACGGTATCTCACCCACCAGTTGGGATCCGACAACATCTTCACTAATAAAGGCGCGTCTGAACTGTCTCCCAAGCGGGCCAGTGCTTTGGCAAGCTGTACCCGAACTTCCCACTGCGAATTTGATACCTGCTGACGTAATAACGGCAATAAGTCAGGTGACACTGCGCAGGCAAAAGCTGTGGTCAAGAGTTCCATTTCTTCGGGGTAATGCACTAAAGCTTGCTGGATCAGTGGCTGACTGTCGATGGGAGATAAAATATGCATCAACTTAATCAAACGTCTTAACTCTTTGGCTGTAGCTTTTTCGGCGCATTCACTAATGGACCGCACCATCAGATCATGAGGCAAGCGCACCAGCAAACCAGCTAAGCGACTGACAGACCAATCGTCCCGATGAATTTGACTCAAAATCACTGGCAAACCCAGCTTTGGATCTATGGCTAATAAAGCTCTGGCGGCAACTAAAGAAAAAATAGTTCGTTTGTCTAATACATGGGGGATCAGATCGGCAAAAGCAGATTTCTCCTGCACTATGCCCAGTGCCATAATAGCGGTCAGTTTTTTATCTGTACTGTAGCCGTGCAGCCATTGTTTCATGACTGGAATTAACTTCAGCCGTTGTGCCAATTCCGCCAAACGGCTGGAAGCGCTGCCTCGTACCGTTTGTTCCAGCTGCAACCATAATTGCACTACAAAACCAAAACGTTCAGCATTCAGTTGTGGCAAGGGCCCTGCATTTTCTTCTGGT
Protein-coding sequences here:
- a CDS encoding HEAT repeat domain-containing protein encodes the protein MSGTDSDVIVQLVWYSSAVLLLMTLLLLVLTLFMHYERRQREKSRQQATEQWTPILFSWIYSPEENAGPLPQLNAERFGFVVQLWLQLEQTVRGSASSRLAELAQRLKLIPVMKQWLHGYSTDKKLTAIMALGIVQEKSAFADLIPHVLDKRTIFSLVAARALLAIDPKLGLPVILSQIHRDDWSVSRLAGLLVRLPHDLMVRSISECAEKATAKELRRLIKLMHILSPIDSQPLIQQALVHYPEEMELLTTAFACAVSPDLLPLLRQQVSNSQWEVRVQLAKALARLGDSSDAPLLVKMLSDPNWWVRYRSAQSLVALPGIDETELQLWQQQLTDPFAIAILSQVKEEQQRQQQGRT
- the purT gene encoding formate-dependent phosphoribosylglycinamide formyltransferase yields the protein MSQIGTPGAANATKVLLLGSGELGKEVCIELKRLGCEVIAVDRYANAPAMQVADRRYVISMLDGATLRQIVIKEKPALIVPELEAIATSTLVELEQQGFTVIPSAKAANLTMNREGIRRLAAEELQLPTSPFRFADDKASYLAAVAHIGYPCVVKPIMSSSGKGQSVLKSDADLESAWAYAQEGGRAGKGRVIVEGFIDFDYEITLLTVRSVSGTQYCEPVGHRQEKGDYRESWQPQAMSAVALEKAQHYAAKVTEALGGFGLFGVELFVKGDEVWFSEVSPRPHDTGMVTLISQNYSEFALHARAILGLPIPLIRQYGPAASAVLLVPGNSDQIGYGNLAQALMQPDTDLRLFGKPEVQGERRMGVALALGDNIDHAKQKALDVIAKIKVDVL
- a CDS encoding glycosyltransferase family 2 protein; this encodes MANDWLQQTIELTHQWIQQLDLAPWLVPLQWVLVGYFVCLSAGYLILNLVALLVMRSHIQSARTELLPASYASFLTPISVLVPAYNEQETIASSVLSLLQLTYPEYEVIVINDGSKDETLQVLKDSFALTLSSATCPLHLPCQQIRGIYQSSRYPNLKVIDKANGGKADALNAGVNLSRFPLFCGVDADSILQRDSLLRIIRPFLEDPDAIAAGGTVRIANGCQVKDGLLLKAALPNKILPQLQIVEYLRGFLFGRLGWSSLNALLIISGAFGLFKKDLVIEVGGYRHKTIGEDMELVVRMHKYMRLNKRKYRIYFIPDPVCWTEAPEDLATLAQQRVRWQRGLLESLGANMSLLFHPKSGAVGWLAFPFALLFEAFGPALEVLGYLFMLFTWLAGWLDPAALLAFLVVTIGFGILISVVALVLEEMSYPVYPGGRSIMRLFLMAVLENFGYRQLNSWWRLKGLWLWARNSKSSWGTMKRSGKWQNSK
- a CDS encoding cysteine-rich CWC family protein; amino-acid sequence: MMMSEQLCPLCQQANLCKAGTADQSQCWCMQQEFPAELLAQVPDQSSCICADCLARFQKQAKPVQQFKPD